The following proteins come from a genomic window of Candidatus Thiodiazotropha sp. CDECU1:
- a CDS encoding RHS repeat-associated core domain-containing protein: MIIKGNMKLWNGCQRGAAMVELLVSLPALLLMGLGSLQTALLFDAKTTINYATFEAARVGAVEHAQSDAMREELGLRLAPLFGGDGSAERAVSAITRSSLDVQDSRFTEIDIINPTIEAFDEFGRDIVNPRSGDVHFGIPNSHLRWRSTDVGDSGVNIQDANLLKIKVTYGYQLKVPLMDRVIPAVMRIFDPENINYYNSRRLPITSVATVRMQSDAWRDDNNVHVETPGSGGTPPSPEDDSDTGGTPPNDEDGQGGDDEETDDPDSPSTGDGQDTEDGDGNDGDNLTPIADGDDQGNDPCNRSNNDGETSSPTAQSNGIASTHAGNPIHVVTGNKYQQEVDLSALPGSLGLLFERHYNSHSNYKGPLGHGWSHSYDLSLQPEGEGYRLRQSDGRVIHFSPSDTPEHYNAPRISDGWLRVNEQQLTWHWRDGRQLQFSPQGQLQRLVLAIGQTLRLFYNPQGELFLVRDPQGRELSLDHYPNGRLMALYDPSGKATRYRYDAVGNLHQVIRDGGATRIYHYDDPHDNHNLTGITDERGIRYASWEYDDQDRAILSTHADQVGQVSLDFSTPGETRVTDSQGKVSTYITEIRDGVALVTAIHGPGCSTCGPGDVSYRYNDNLQLIEIATKDGMTKHYSYDEQGRTIEVTREVAGAPSQMLARYEYEYENETDQKPSAVIRPSVNPQGEHRLDNHYNPQGQPTQLTESGFRPEMDGSFTPIQRTTNLEYNENGNLIVIDGPREDVEDQIRLSYNSQQRLSQLKTPDGRTLRITQYDTYGRPQQVHSSGQAPLTLSYDSRGKVTQVTQGQQTVSYNYDGVGNLTGITDPDGKQVTLDYDEAGRASGLEDSLGNRIEQALDTEGRLTQRSLKNAQGQLLATVSYLYDAQGRLSTSQTPQGQIQYTYDEAGRLTEVQDPQGYATAMDYNGLGQLLAVTQPGNRVTQLHYDENGKASGLTDPRHNTTAHRKDDFGNLIQQSHPDTGEVRYAYDSAGNRIQKTDAQNVTTTYRYDAANRLIEETTPSGTTTLDYDSATGRLAQLTDANSHEGFAYDDQGRLIQHSRHIDGHRFITEYAYNEVGKLSQKTLPDGQTLGYHYYLAGTQKGQLRAITRKALMGFSETPLVGEIDQDESDGTTGLSFSNGLKEIRQHDKLGRVTAIDHSKQLKLQYQYDEQGRITGIDTDGMLQNYDYDLFGRLTQAETQLGSYRYAYDSLGNRTLKQHTDPDGNTNTQQNQYPDPGEGNRLLSQDKGVSKEYRYNPTGSPEQIGERLYEYDAHQRPVRLYRVDPNDPENKTLVAAYTYNRFGERIKKVVYTNTQHPKVTYYLYDGHQLTAEADESGKVTAQYLYHQQRPILKLEGKTAYAIHTDHLGAPRAVTNEAQQSVWSAVYSPFGLISIEQQQITLNIRFPGQYEDKESGTYYNYQRDYDPHMGRYLTSDPIGLKGGLNTYAYVGGNPLNTIDPLGLYWEMVNGIPQWIPDGPDGSTEPVNIFDLYPMPGTPEIDAGELTDYLSTLDREEYGDRLIDDFASTGAPAICIEDVNVPEAFQLGLGNLRGGTGLPGIIYGDTIDGILAEYTDQPFNMGSIHGWVRSGNQLQLHYPGLSEDQVDVVGIAIGHLPTYDGQRMHIAIPAGATDEQIAEELMMSLGSLLTHEDLAALLANLPQDRNEPLLVDIYELYQEILARYQTRLHSDERVWHTEIDANRNQEALNAHIQEYGGTLDCSGRVQTTDPAVCQRRMILERDAEEAMERYIDALQTINNEMIDNGMMPLMDEQMSNQSQAREMFAAATVATVGMFVPLTLQDAAIDALTLGLGRVRRVGEALEDMLRVVRGAGHAALNRVRHITDETYERVWRTRSNNFYEPRAWRENYENFYGGNVTSTTIPPYSAPRVSLAGQRHPATGIVYDNRGFPIFDDVAFYDTRLNINEFRSVSYQSQMRMATRDLRDQLNNNPQLRSRFEPDQLQAIQSGQANIPRLTWHHHQDTGRMQLIDRDIHRRTGHVGGEAISGGL, encoded by the coding sequence ATGATCATCAAAGGGAACATGAAACTTTGGAACGGCTGCCAACGAGGCGCAGCGATGGTGGAACTCCTGGTTTCACTGCCGGCGCTACTGCTGATGGGCCTGGGCAGCCTGCAGACCGCGCTACTGTTCGACGCCAAGACCACGATCAACTACGCCACCTTCGAAGCGGCACGGGTTGGGGCTGTGGAGCATGCCCAGAGTGATGCCATGCGCGAGGAACTGGGCCTGCGTCTGGCTCCCCTGTTCGGTGGCGACGGCAGCGCGGAAAGGGCGGTTTCCGCGATCACCCGTTCCAGCCTTGATGTGCAGGACAGCCGCTTTACCGAGATTGATATCATCAACCCCACCATCGAGGCCTTCGACGAGTTCGGTCGCGATATCGTCAATCCCCGCAGCGGCGATGTTCACTTCGGTATCCCCAACAGCCACCTGCGCTGGCGTAGTACCGATGTAGGCGACAGTGGCGTCAACATCCAGGACGCCAATCTGCTGAAGATCAAGGTCACCTACGGCTACCAGCTCAAGGTGCCGTTGATGGACCGGGTGATTCCCGCGGTGATGCGGATTTTCGATCCGGAAAATATCAACTACTACAATTCACGGCGCCTGCCGATCACCTCGGTGGCGACAGTGCGTATGCAGTCGGACGCCTGGCGGGATGATAATAATGTGCATGTTGAAACCCCCGGCAGTGGCGGTACCCCGCCATCACCTGAGGATGATTCCGACACCGGCGGTACTCCCCCGAACGATGAAGATGGGCAGGGTGGTGATGACGAAGAAACAGATGATCCAGACTCCCCATCAACGGGGGATGGCCAAGATACCGAAGATGGTGACGGCAACGATGGTGATAATCTAACCCCCATCGCCGATGGTGATGACCAGGGCAATGACCCTTGCAATCGCAGTAACAACGATGGCGAAACTTCGAGTCCCACCGCGCAAAGCAATGGCATAGCCAGCACTCACGCCGGCAATCCTATCCATGTGGTCACTGGTAACAAATACCAGCAGGAAGTCGATCTATCGGCGCTACCCGGCTCCCTGGGTCTGCTTTTTGAGCGCCACTACAACAGCCACAGCAACTACAAAGGCCCCCTGGGTCATGGCTGGAGCCACAGCTACGATCTGAGCCTCCAGCCCGAAGGCGAAGGCTACCGCCTGCGCCAGAGCGACGGCCGGGTCATCCACTTCAGCCCCAGCGACACCCCAGAACATTACAACGCTCCGCGCATAAGCGACGGCTGGCTGCGGGTCAATGAGCAACAACTCACCTGGCACTGGCGCGACGGCCGGCAACTCCAGTTCAGCCCCCAAGGCCAACTACAACGTCTTGTCCTGGCCATCGGCCAGACCCTGCGCCTCTTCTACAACCCCCAGGGCGAACTCTTCCTGGTGCGCGATCCCCAGGGTCGCGAGTTGAGCCTGGACCACTACCCCAACGGCCGCCTCATGGCACTCTACGATCCCAGTGGTAAGGCAACCCGCTACCGCTACGATGCGGTGGGCAACCTGCACCAGGTCATCCGGGATGGCGGCGCCACGCGGATCTACCACTATGACGATCCCCACGACAACCATAATCTCACCGGCATCACCGACGAGCGGGGTATCCGTTACGCCAGCTGGGAATACGATGACCAGGACCGGGCTATCCTCAGCACCCATGCCGACCAGGTAGGCCAGGTCAGCCTCGACTTCAGCACCCCCGGCGAAACCCGAGTGACCGACAGCCAGGGCAAGGTCAGTACCTATATCACCGAGATCCGGGATGGCGTGGCCCTGGTTACCGCCATCCACGGCCCCGGCTGTTCCACCTGTGGCCCGGGCGATGTGAGCTACCGCTACAACGACAACCTGCAACTGATCGAGATTGCCACCAAGGATGGCATGACCAAGCACTATAGCTATGACGAACAGGGCCGCACCATCGAAGTCACCCGCGAAGTGGCAGGGGCACCCTCGCAAATGCTTGCGCGCTACGAATACGAATACGAAAACGAAACCGACCAGAAACCCAGTGCGGTGATCCGCCCCAGCGTGAATCCCCAGGGCGAACATCGCCTGGATAACCACTACAATCCCCAGGGCCAGCCCACCCAGCTTACCGAGAGCGGTTTCCGTCCCGAAATGGATGGCAGTTTTACGCCCATCCAGCGCACCACGAACCTTGAATACAACGAAAATGGTAACCTTATCGTCATCGATGGCCCGCGTGAGGATGTGGAAGACCAGATTCGGCTTAGCTACAACAGTCAGCAACGCCTGAGCCAACTCAAAACCCCAGACGGGCGCACCCTGCGGATCACCCAATACGATACCTATGGACGCCCGCAGCAAGTCCACAGCAGTGGCCAGGCCCCACTGACCCTTAGCTACGACAGCCGGGGCAAGGTCACCCAAGTCACCCAAGGCCAACAGACGGTAAGCTATAACTACGATGGTGTGGGGAATCTCACCGGTATCACCGATCCCGACGGCAAACAGGTTACCCTCGACTACGACGAGGCCGGCCGGGCCAGCGGCCTGGAAGATAGCCTCGGCAATCGCATCGAACAAGCCCTCGACACCGAAGGTCGCCTCACCCAACGTAGCCTAAAGAATGCCCAGGGCCAGCTCCTGGCCACCGTGAGTTACCTCTACGATGCCCAGGGCCGACTCAGCACGAGTCAGACCCCCCAGGGACAGATCCAATACACCTATGATGAAGCGGGCCGCCTGACTGAAGTCCAGGATCCCCAAGGTTATGCCACCGCCATGGATTACAATGGCCTCGGCCAACTCCTTGCGGTCACCCAGCCGGGTAATCGAGTCACCCAGCTTCACTATGATGAGAATGGTAAAGCCAGCGGTCTCACTGATCCCCGCCATAACACCACAGCACATCGCAAGGATGACTTTGGCAACCTCATCCAACAAAGTCACCCCGACACCGGTGAGGTACGCTATGCCTATGACAGCGCAGGTAACCGCATCCAAAAGACCGATGCCCAGAATGTTACAACCACCTATCGTTACGATGCCGCCAACCGCCTCATCGAGGAGACCACCCCGAGTGGCACCACCACCCTGGACTACGATTCCGCTACCGGTCGCCTGGCCCAACTCACCGATGCCAACAGCCACGAGGGTTTTGCCTACGACGACCAGGGTCGCCTGATCCAGCACAGCCGTCATATAGACGGCCATCGATTTATCACCGAATACGCCTACAATGAAGTGGGCAAACTCAGCCAGAAGACCCTGCCCGATGGTCAAACCCTAGGCTACCACTACTATCTGGCGGGGACACAAAAGGGACAACTCAGGGCTATCACGCGAAAAGCGCTGATGGGTTTCAGTGAGACCCCACTGGTGGGCGAGATCGACCAGGACGAAAGCGATGGCACTACGGGTCTCAGCTTTAGTAACGGGCTCAAAGAGATTAGACAGCATGACAAGCTGGGCCGTGTTACCGCGATCGATCACAGTAAACAACTCAAATTGCAGTACCAATATGACGAGCAGGGCAGAATCACCGGTATCGACACCGACGGCATGCTGCAAAACTACGACTATGATCTGTTCGGACGACTAACCCAGGCCGAGACCCAGCTGGGTAGCTATCGCTACGCCTACGACAGCTTGGGCAATCGCACACTCAAACAACACACCGACCCAGATGGTAATACCAATACTCAGCAAAACCAATACCCCGACCCGGGCGAAGGCAACCGGTTGCTGAGCCAAGACAAGGGCGTGTCCAAGGAGTACCGATACAATCCTACAGGCAGTCCCGAGCAGATCGGTGAGCGTCTGTATGAATACGATGCCCATCAACGACCCGTGAGACTCTACCGGGTTGATCCCAATGATCCGGAAAACAAGACCCTGGTGGCAGCCTACACCTACAACCGCTTTGGTGAGCGAATCAAGAAGGTCGTGTATACGAATACACAACACCCCAAGGTCACCTACTACCTGTATGACGGGCATCAGCTGACAGCAGAGGCAGATGAAAGCGGTAAAGTTACTGCGCAATATCTCTATCATCAGCAACGGCCTATCCTCAAGCTGGAGGGCAAGACAGCTTATGCGATCCATACTGACCATCTGGGTGCGCCGAGAGCGGTGACTAATGAAGCGCAGCAAAGCGTCTGGTCGGCAGTCTACAGTCCGTTTGGGTTGATCAGCATTGAACAGCAACAGATCACGTTGAATATCAGGTTCCCTGGGCAATATGAAGACAAGGAGAGCGGGACCTATTACAACTACCAGCGTGACTACGATCCACATATGGGAAGATACCTGACCAGTGATCCGATTGGTCTGAAGGGTGGGTTGAATACCTATGCCTATGTGGGTGGGAACCCCTTGAATACCATTGACCCACTGGGACTCTACTGGGAGATGGTCAACGGTATCCCACAATGGATTCCGGATGGTCCAGATGGCTCAACGGAGCCGGTTAATATATTTGATCTCTATCCCATGCCTGGAACCCCAGAGATAGATGCCGGCGAACTGACTGACTATCTATCAACCCTCGATAGAGAGGAGTATGGGGATAGGTTAATCGATGATTTTGCCTCCACAGGTGCGCCTGCGATCTGCATCGAGGATGTTAATGTACCGGAAGCGTTCCAGTTGGGACTCGGTAATCTCAGAGGTGGCACAGGACTTCCAGGTATCATCTATGGCGACACCATTGATGGCATTCTGGCGGAATATACTGATCAGCCATTTAATATGGGCAGTATTCATGGTTGGGTGAGAAGCGGCAATCAACTGCAACTCCACTACCCTGGTCTGAGTGAGGACCAAGTAGATGTAGTCGGTATAGCGATCGGCCATCTCCCGACCTACGACGGCCAGCGCATGCATATCGCCATTCCGGCGGGCGCTACTGATGAGCAGATTGCAGAAGAGCTTATGATGTCTTTGGGTAGCCTGCTCACCCACGAAGATCTGGCTGCCTTACTTGCCAATCTGCCACAGGATCGTAACGAACCATTACTGGTAGATATCTATGAGCTCTACCAGGAGATTTTGGCACGTTATCAGACACGACTGCACAGTGACGAGCGGGTCTGGCATACAGAAATCGATGCCAACAGGAATCAAGAGGCACTCAACGCACATATTCAGGAGTATGGTGGTACGCTTGATTGCAGTGGCCGAGTTCAGACAACAGATCCTGCTGTATGTCAACGCCGAATGATACTCGAGCGAGATGCCGAAGAGGCAATGGAACGCTACATCGACGCTCTACAAACGATCAATAATGAAATGATCGATAACGGCATGATGCCGTTGATGGATGAGCAGATGAGCAACCAGTCGCAGGCCCGTGAAATGTTTGCGGCAGCGACTGTGGCAACAGTGGGAATGTTTGTACCATTGACGCTTCAGGATGCTGCGATTGACGCATTGACATTGGGTCTTGGGCGTGTTCGACGGGTGGGTGAAGCGCTTGAGGATATGTTGAGAGTGGTCAGGGGTGCTGGTCACGCTGCGTTAAATCGCGTGAGGCATATCACAGATGAAACATATGAGCGTGTTTGGAGAACAAGGTCTAATAATTTTTATGAACCTAGGGCATGGCGTGAGAATTATGAAAACTTTTATGGAGGCAACGTAACATCAACTACTATTCCACCGTATAGTGCACCGAGAGTCAGCTTGGCTGGACAAAGACATCCAGCAACTGGTATTGTGTATGACAATCGAGGATTTCCAATTTTTGATGATGTGGCATTTTATGATACTCGATTAAATATCAATGAGTTCAGAAGTGTCAGCTATCAGTCACAAATGAGAATGGCTACACGTGACTTAAGAGATCAGCTTAATAATAATCCTCAATTACGTTCAAGGTTTGAACCTGATCAACTCCAAGCTATTCAATCTGGCCAAGCTAATATCCCAAGGCTTACATGGCATCATCATCAAGACACAGGACGAATGCAACTAATTGATCGAGATATACATAGAAGGACAGGTCATGTGGGTGGTGAAGCTATATCAGGTGGTTTGTAG
- a CDS encoding tetratricopeptide repeat protein, translating into MADRAYAQGRWVEAEQHYHSITQIASNDFYAWFRLGNARLHQGNLEAAIHAYESAIQRDPRQPKPHHNLGEAYMLLARQSLEKAYSLAEKESYERVIVQDKLNKLHGIIYKPVSDLPSPAKGLIRY; encoded by the coding sequence ATGGCAGACAGAGCCTATGCCCAGGGTAGGTGGGTTGAGGCGGAGCAGCACTATCATTCGATCACTCAAATCGCGTCCAACGACTTTTATGCCTGGTTTAGACTGGGCAATGCACGTTTGCACCAAGGCAACCTTGAAGCGGCAATTCACGCATACGAGTCGGCTATACAACGAGACCCCCGTCAACCAAAGCCACACCATAACTTAGGTGAGGCATATATGCTGCTTGCCCGACAGTCTCTGGAAAAAGCCTACAGCTTAGCAGAGAAAGAGAGTTACGAACGTGTAATCGTACAGGACAAGCTAAACAAGCTGCATGGGATCATCTACAAACCGGTCAGTGATCTGCCATCACCGGCCAAAGGATTGATCCGATACTGA
- a CDS encoding DUF192 domain-containing protein: MKIIELQKQSIDSLGPTATPNFTVQMADSYFTRLRGLMGKKSMEDTGGLLLKRCSAVHTIGMRYALDLVFMDKSGKVLKCTEGVKPFRTASARGAYYTLELNQGMIQKQGIKVNDRFELQVVDKE; the protein is encoded by the coding sequence ATGAAAATCATCGAGTTACAAAAACAGAGTATTGACAGCTTAGGGCCAACAGCGACCCCGAATTTTACTGTCCAGATGGCCGATAGTTATTTCACTCGTCTCAGAGGTTTAATGGGTAAAAAGAGTATGGAAGATACTGGGGGGTTACTGTTAAAAAGATGCTCCGCCGTGCATACCATTGGAATGCGTTACGCGTTGGATCTGGTTTTCATGGATAAATCAGGAAAAGTATTGAAATGCACAGAGGGAGTTAAGCCCTTTCGAACTGCATCGGCAAGAGGTGCATATTATACCCTTGAGTTGAATCAGGGCATGATTCAAAAGCAGGGCATAAAGGTCAATGATCGATTCGAATTACAAGTCGTGGATAAAGAGTGA